GCACGTTGACTTCCATTGATTTGTGCAGCACAAATTAATGACAATGCATTGCATTGTTTTATTCTAATTGCGATCTCTTGGCTTCTTTTGACCACTTTTAACACATTGTCATTGATTTGTAGGATCTTGTATATGGTTGATTTTGCTACGCTACCATTGATTGGAGTTAAATGGGACAATTTTGAGAGCTGAGAACACAAACTAtctaaaattgagaatttatgGTGCATTAAAAAATAGAATTTAAGGTGCAAAATGAGAAACTGATACAAGTTCGAGGGTATAAAATGGAGTTAATCATtttataatttgaaaaaattaagaaattttttttttttagaattgcTTGCTAGAGCTAAAATATGAATCGAGGTGCTTGATATTCCGATTAACTTGATTTACCAAAAGTTTGTTGAAAAAGTGCCAAATTGGTTTGGTTTATTTCTCATACGTATTTCAGATATGGAGTTGGATAAAACTTCATACGATTcgataaaatttaaaaaaaaaaaaaaaattgctcgGGACATGAAAATGAGGGAATAGCTACAAAACCTAAAAATTTACTCATCGACCTGAAGGCTTTGTTGGTTTACTCATCAGGCTTGACGGAAGTCAAGTCAATAAGTAAATGAATAAGCTAGTAAATATGTTAGCCtaattttaaattcattaaaatgaacaaaacaAGTTTCAACTCACTCAAACCATTAGTAGATAAGCAATTGTATGCTGTCCGTTTCATCTCATCTCCTTAAACCATTTCCATTACTTCCCCAGTCCCCTAATCTTGATCTAATTTCTTCGCTAAACAGGTGGGCCGGGGTGAATTAATTGAAGCCTCGTCCCCAAAGGCCATTTTGTTCGACTATATATTCTATTGGTTCTACGTTAGTCCGTGACCCGGTTTCATGAATCAACCAACAAATTGAGAGGATAAAAATCATTACTGCATATATAGTTCCATGAATTAATCAAGCAACAAATTAAggataaaaattatatatatatatagtatatgAAATCATAAACTGACCAGTCGTCCAATCAATGCGAGACACGTATGTAATAACGAGTAGACTGAAATCCATGATCACTGATCTGACCACAGCATCATGATCTCCTTGATTTCTATATTACAGACAGACTGACTCCAGACGTTAAATCGATTGAAATTGGTATATCCGTTCAGGCATATCAGAGTAGATGCAGATATGAAACTTGAGCAATGGCAGATAACGCCAGATAGGGCCATGCAACAAGAGCCAGAGTGGATGAGCAGCCGCTGCTATCACCACCAGCCGCTGTTCCAGGTGTTCCTCTAAAGTTTGTCCCAGGACCTTctgcaccaccaccaccaccccggCTTCCCCCACCACTgccacctcctcctccttcgCCTCCTTCCCCACCtcgtcctcctcctccttccccGCCTCCTCCTCCTTCGCCACCGCCTCCTGGTGCCCCTACTGATGATAGGAGGAGACAAATGAGGGTAAGGACCAGTATCATTTTGACTAGCCGCTCCATTTTTTCTTCAGAGAGAGGGATTTGATCAACC
This portion of the Coffea eugenioides isolate CCC68of chromosome 11, Ceug_1.0, whole genome shotgun sequence genome encodes:
- the LOC113752594 gene encoding glycine-rich cell wall structural protein 2-like produces the protein MERLVKMILVLTLICLLLSSVGAPGGGGEGGGGGEGGGGRGGEGGEGGGGGSGGGSRGGGGGAEGPGTNFRGTPGTAAGGDSSGCSSTLALVAWPYLALSAIAQVSYLHLL